In the genome of Streptomyces sp. NBC_00237, one region contains:
- a CDS encoding LysE/ArgO family amino acid transporter, whose amino-acid sequence MTDSTSGIVTALLAGFGTGLALIVAIGAQNAFVLRQGAHRHAVFAVVAICAMSDAALIALGVTGVGAFVTAWPTALTVVGLAGGAFLITYGVLAARRVLRPSPDAALTATGKATGSARAAVLTCLAMTWLNPHVYLDTVLLLGSVATDHGSLRWAFGVGAMLASLTWFTTLGYGARLLSGLLAKPGAWRVLDGVVAVTMVAMGGLLLAGV is encoded by the coding sequence ATGACAGACAGCACTTCAGGCATCGTCACTGCGCTCCTGGCCGGCTTCGGTACCGGACTCGCCCTCATCGTGGCCATCGGCGCACAGAACGCCTTCGTCCTGCGTCAGGGAGCTCACCGGCACGCCGTCTTCGCGGTGGTCGCGATCTGTGCGATGTCCGATGCGGCCCTTATCGCACTGGGCGTGACGGGCGTGGGTGCGTTCGTCACCGCCTGGCCGACGGCTCTTACCGTGGTCGGTCTTGCCGGCGGCGCCTTCTTGATCACGTACGGAGTCTTGGCCGCCCGTCGTGTTCTGCGCCCCTCCCCCGATGCCGCCCTCACCGCGACAGGCAAGGCGACCGGCTCGGCGCGAGCCGCAGTGCTCACCTGCCTCGCCATGACCTGGCTCAATCCCCACGTCTACCTCGACACCGTTCTTCTGCTCGGCTCGGTGGCCACCGATCACGGCTCCCTGAGGTGGGCCTTCGGAGTGGGCGCGATGCTGGCGAGCCTCACGTGGTTCACGACCCTGGGGTACGGAGCGCGCCTGTTGAGCGGGCTGCTGGCGAAGCCCGGTGCCTGGAGGGTGCTGGACGGGGTGGTCGCGGTGACGATGGTGGCCATGGGAGGACTGCTGCTGGCCGGAGTGTGA
- a CDS encoding ParA family protein, translating into MTVPYTPDDREKVVAKLPASLRQELKVRAAELGVDIKDAVTEGVQAWRSDDSEHPIVDTTGGSSFSTYLPTGLYGDFKDDCKERGLPFTQGIAQAIRLWLGAHPSPRRPARTNGARRIIFGNQKGGVGKTATSSGVAQALAEGGNRVLLIDFDPQGHLTKQLGYQLFDIEEPSLAKHMLGEAKGDLRELLVPIEEDGFAGRLFLLPACKDAFLLDAKLATSRFVRVKETALEKAMEPLERDFDYIVVDCPPSLGYSMDTALYYCRTREDEEPETSGVFVPVLAEDSSADAYDMLYDQIQDLTADMEVEITMLGFIVNMYDSRKGYIATSSLDSWKAIGDPPVIGIMPERKEQREAVRLKQPLLSYAPDCEQSEIMRTIARRITS; encoded by the coding sequence ATGACCGTCCCATACACCCCGGACGACCGGGAAAAGGTAGTAGCGAAGCTTCCCGCCTCACTGCGCCAGGAACTCAAAGTCAGAGCAGCCGAGTTGGGCGTCGACATCAAGGATGCCGTCACCGAAGGTGTACAGGCGTGGCGTTCGGACGACTCCGAACACCCCATCGTCGACACGACCGGCGGCAGCTCCTTCTCGACCTACCTCCCCACCGGCCTTTACGGGGACTTCAAGGACGACTGCAAGGAGCGTGGCCTCCCCTTCACCCAGGGCATCGCTCAGGCGATCCGCCTCTGGCTCGGAGCCCACCCCTCCCCCCGTCGCCCCGCCCGCACCAACGGTGCGCGCCGCATCATCTTCGGCAACCAGAAGGGCGGCGTCGGCAAGACCGCCACGTCCTCCGGCGTGGCCCAGGCCCTGGCCGAAGGCGGCAATCGCGTTCTGCTGATCGACTTCGACCCCCAGGGCCACCTCACCAAGCAACTCGGCTACCAGCTCTTCGACATCGAGGAGCCAAGCCTGGCCAAGCACATGCTGGGTGAGGCCAAGGGCGATCTCCGCGAACTCCTCGTCCCGATAGAGGAGGACGGCTTCGCGGGCAGGCTGTTCCTGCTGCCCGCTTGCAAGGACGCGTTCCTGCTCGACGCGAAACTGGCCACCAGCCGCTTCGTACGGGTCAAGGAGACGGCACTGGAGAAGGCCATGGAGCCGCTGGAGAGGGACTTCGACTACATCGTCGTCGACTGTCCGCCCAGCCTCGGCTACTCCATGGACACCGCGCTCTACTACTGCCGTACCCGCGAGGACGAAGAGCCGGAGACCTCCGGCGTCTTCGTGCCCGTCCTCGCCGAGGACTCCTCGGCGGACGCTTACGACATGCTCTACGACCAGATCCAGGATCTGACCGCGGACATGGAGGTCGAGATCACCATGCTCGGCTTCATCGTCAACATGTACGACAGTCGCAAGGGCTACATCGCCACGTCCTCCCTGGACAGTTGGAAGGCGATCGGCGACCCGCCGGTCATCGGCATCATGCCGGAGCGCAAGGAGCAGCGTGAGGCTGTCCGGCTCAAGCAGCCGCTCCTCAGCTACGCCCCCGACTGCGAGCAGTCCGAGATCATGCGCACCATCGCACGGAGGATCACCTCATGA
- a CDS encoding ParB/RepB/Spo0J family partition protein, protein MSVADRLGTGSSFGGVPRGRSARGRAKALVQGDVPEYELSRIRLEEVAPTPLNPRRNFGSEEEMTRFGEELRNTQLAACVAISRKAYLKIWPQHELAIGDAQYVLINGERRYRSASHVGLESLDFVVRDDLASSREAFIDHLLKENLEREDFDVVERARGVQQLVLVCSEESASGARARAAKRLGRDRSWVTNQLALLDLPEDLQGMLSTGSLPERDGRLLARRLKEEPGLDVPSLLQYLRQYRDEEARTREEAKAIADQIKQQGRSATEEAFARKSAELVAEKAEAERALSADNMPQPVWENPPAPRAPEPAAPVAAEASAPTPAPAPTPASAPAPAAAPAPTPVPVRAVEEQPAEVPELLSADNNSARLVAQKDNPAELADGSESDGDADDDVSGAVEAGSGSARSEAARRLVQQLGATSKEQARTLAAGLSGDELVALIEELHQHM, encoded by the coding sequence ATGAGCGTCGCCGACCGCCTCGGTACCGGGTCCTCCTTCGGGGGTGTTCCGCGCGGCCGCAGTGCCCGCGGCCGCGCCAAGGCTCTCGTCCAGGGCGACGTGCCCGAGTACGAGCTGTCCCGCATCCGTCTCGAAGAAGTCGCCCCGACTCCCCTCAATCCGCGCCGCAACTTCGGCTCGGAAGAGGAGATGACCCGCTTCGGCGAAGAGCTCCGCAACACCCAGCTCGCTGCCTGTGTGGCCATTTCCCGCAAGGCGTACCTCAAGATCTGGCCGCAGCACGAGTTGGCCATCGGGGATGCCCAGTACGTCCTGATCAACGGTGAACGCCGCTACCGCAGCGCATCGCACGTGGGTCTGGAGTCGCTGGACTTCGTCGTACGGGACGACCTCGCGTCCTCCCGCGAGGCATTCATAGACCACTTGCTCAAGGAGAACCTGGAGCGCGAGGACTTCGACGTCGTCGAGCGCGCCCGGGGCGTGCAGCAGTTGGTGTTGGTGTGCAGCGAGGAGTCCGCATCGGGCGCCCGTGCCCGTGCCGCGAAGCGCCTCGGCAGGGACCGCTCCTGGGTCACCAACCAGCTCGCGCTCCTGGACCTCCCCGAAGACCTGCAAGGCATGCTCAGCACGGGCTCGCTGCCCGAGCGCGACGGACGGCTGCTTGCCCGTCGGCTCAAGGAGGAACCCGGACTCGACGTGCCGAGCCTCCTCCAGTACCTCAGGCAGTACCGGGATGAGGAAGCCAGGACCCGCGAGGAGGCGAAGGCCATCGCGGACCAGATCAAGCAGCAAGGGCGGTCCGCCACCGAAGAAGCCTTTGCACGGAAGAGTGCGGAGCTCGTCGCCGAAAAGGCCGAAGCCGAGCGGGCGTTGTCCGCGGACAACATGCCGCAGCCCGTGTGGGAGAACCCTCCCGCTCCGCGCGCGCCCGAGCCTGCCGCACCCGTGGCCGCTGAAGCCTCGGCCCCGACTCCGGCACCTGCCCCGACTCCGGCCTCGGCCCCGGCGCCTGCCGCGGCCCCCGCGCCGACGCCCGTGCCCGTACGGGCCGTTGAGGAACAGCCCGCGGAAGTACCCGAGTTGTTGTCCGCGGACAACAACTCGGCCCGTCTGGTCGCGCAGAAGGACAACCCCGCCGAACTCGCTGATGGCAGTGAAAGTGACGGTGACGCTGACGACGACGTGTCCGGGGCCGTCGAAGCCGGTTCGGGGTCCGCGCGATCCGAGGCGGCCCGCCGCCTTGTGCAGCAACTCGGTGCCACGTCGAAAGAGCAGGCCCGCACCTTGGCGGCCGGACTCAGCGGCGACGAACTCGTGGCTCTGATCGAGGAACTGCACCAGCACATGTGA
- a CDS encoding phosphotransferase family protein — MNIGELLGSGRSAEVFALDDAWVLRRNRRGGDVGKEVAVMAHLAAHGFPVPTVRATEVPSEMVMQRLYGKTMLQAFASGEITELEGATILADLLHRLHEVPAREANHPEDRILHLDLHPDNVMLTADGPMVIDWCTTVEGPEGLDWAMSALILAEVAVAPAPPEAGPEASAATIGARTMLAHLLARRGSAIDLGDARSGCLVRARTRRAADPNLTPQEMERLDEAVALVATLATSASVRTPPSAAVR; from the coding sequence ATGAACATAGGTGAGTTGTTGGGTTCAGGGCGTAGCGCAGAGGTCTTCGCGCTCGACGACGCATGGGTACTTCGCCGGAACCGAAGAGGAGGTGATGTCGGGAAGGAAGTCGCCGTCATGGCCCATCTGGCAGCGCACGGATTCCCAGTGCCCACCGTCCGCGCCACCGAGGTGCCGTCAGAGATGGTGATGCAACGGCTGTACGGAAAGACGATGCTTCAGGCGTTTGCCTCGGGTGAGATCACTGAACTAGAAGGGGCGACGATCCTCGCCGACCTTCTCCATCGCCTGCACGAGGTACCGGCCAGGGAAGCGAACCACCCCGAGGACCGGATCCTTCATCTCGATCTGCACCCGGACAACGTGATGCTGACAGCTGATGGCCCGATGGTCATCGACTGGTGCACGACGGTTGAGGGACCGGAGGGGCTGGACTGGGCAATGTCCGCACTGATCCTTGCCGAGGTCGCAGTCGCACCCGCACCGCCCGAAGCAGGGCCGGAAGCCTCCGCCGCAACAATCGGAGCACGGACGATGCTGGCGCATCTGCTGGCGCGACGGGGCAGCGCAATCGACCTGGGCGATGCGCGTTCAGGCTGCCTCGTACGAGCCCGCACACGGAGGGCTGCTGACCCGAACCTGACCCCACAAGAGATGGAGCGGCTGGACGAGGCGGTGGCCTTAGTCGCCACCTTGGCCACCTCGGCATCGGTCCGCACTCCTCCCAGCGCTGCGGTCCGATAG
- a CDS encoding MarR family winged helix-turn-helix transcriptional regulator, with product MNSGEQYPTDSASTYPVQDIASAWERERPGTPVSSIGIVTPIWRLAKLLGDDRRRVLAQAGVDAATLDLLSVLRRSGAPYTLSTRELSRRSLVTAGAISQRVARAEREGLVTRRPGEGRPRTVEVSLTQAGHDLVEETVDQVLGREAELIGGLTSDQQDQLTELLQTLFQDVQYRLGDARITHVGED from the coding sequence GTGAACTCGGGCGAGCAGTACCCGACGGACAGTGCTTCGACGTATCCCGTTCAGGACATCGCCTCGGCTTGGGAGCGGGAGCGCCCGGGCACTCCGGTCTCCTCCATCGGCATCGTCACGCCCATCTGGCGGCTCGCCAAGCTTCTCGGTGACGACCGCAGACGCGTCCTCGCCCAAGCCGGTGTGGACGCTGCCACTCTCGACCTCCTCAGCGTGCTGCGCCGGAGTGGTGCTCCGTACACTCTCAGCACGCGCGAGCTCAGTCGGCGCTCTTTGGTCACGGCGGGAGCCATCTCCCAACGTGTAGCCCGAGCGGAGCGCGAAGGTCTGGTCACTCGCCGCCCCGGCGAGGGACGACCCCGTACCGTCGAAGTGTCCCTGACTCAAGCCGGGCATGACCTGGTCGAGGAAACCGTGGACCAGGTACTGGGCCGGGAAGCCGAACTGATCGGTGGCCTGACGAGTGACCAGCAGGACCAGCTGACGGAGTTGCTCCAGACCCTTTTCCAGGACGTTCAGTACCGACTCGGCGATGCCCGAATCACCCACGTCGGAGAAGACTGA
- a CDS encoding SDR family NAD(P)-dependent oxidoreductase, translating into MSRNILVTGGGTGIGRAVAEHFAAQGDAVVITGRRFGPLKEGAAQSDNVRAVRCDHTDPDALHRLLTELPERIDVLINNAGGNTDFDSEPGTEVDLASYARAFRANLDANLISAALTTKALESRLSAGGAVVQIGSIAADQASGSYGAAKAGLANWNLNVAAELGPRGITANVVAPGYIADTEFFRSYLSAERRGRLVDSTATGRAGVPADIVGAVAFLVSSAARHITGQVLNVNGGARTTR; encoded by the coding sequence ATGTCACGCAACATTCTCGTCACGGGCGGCGGAACGGGAATCGGTCGCGCTGTGGCCGAGCACTTTGCGGCACAGGGGGACGCCGTCGTGATCACGGGTCGTCGGTTCGGCCCTCTCAAGGAAGGGGCCGCACAGAGCGACAACGTACGAGCCGTGCGTTGCGACCACACCGACCCGGATGCGCTCCACCGGCTCCTGACGGAACTTCCCGAGCGCATCGACGTGCTGATCAACAACGCCGGTGGCAATACCGACTTCGATTCTGAGCCCGGCACGGAAGTCGATCTTGCGTCCTACGCCCGGGCCTTTCGGGCCAACCTGGACGCGAATCTGATCAGCGCCGCTCTGACGACGAAGGCGTTGGAGAGCAGGCTGTCGGCGGGCGGCGCTGTGGTGCAGATCGGTTCTATTGCCGCCGACCAGGCATCAGGTTCTTATGGGGCGGCCAAGGCAGGGCTTGCCAATTGGAACCTGAACGTGGCTGCGGAGCTGGGGCCTCGCGGCATCACGGCGAACGTCGTGGCACCGGGCTATATCGCCGACACCGAGTTCTTCCGTAGCTACCTTTCGGCTGAACGCCGCGGCAGGCTGGTCGACTCCACCGCAACCGGCAGGGCGGGCGTGCCTGCCGACATCGTGGGTGCCGTTGCCTTCCTTGTCTCGTCAGCTGCTCGGCACATCACCGGACAGGTTCTGAACGTGAATGGAGGGGCGCGTACGACCCGATGA
- a CDS encoding TetR/AcrR family transcriptional regulator produces MTSDPEAAPPRTPGRPRSRAADEAILTAALESLIERGIAWTSIEQIARRAGVTRATVYRRFPNLTELLVRAIEWEYRNTDPEALNWPDVSAMVSDWADQLSEPRARRLIRRLYGTLDDLPELLRTYDSVHGSHRGRAVRDVLKRARATGQLPPHSEPETLQQVLSGAALQHLAAYPDTISAQDVEAYFLTILRQAGLAAATPSCRPSPSRRGTER; encoded by the coding sequence ATGACGTCTGATCCTGAAGCCGCTCCTCCCCGCACGCCCGGCCGCCCTCGCAGCCGCGCAGCGGACGAGGCGATCCTCACCGCCGCCCTGGAATCGCTGATCGAGCGGGGCATCGCCTGGACCAGCATCGAGCAGATCGCCCGCCGGGCCGGAGTCACGCGCGCAACGGTGTACCGCCGGTTTCCGAACCTGACCGAGCTGTTGGTGCGGGCCATCGAATGGGAGTACCGGAACACCGACCCCGAGGCGCTGAACTGGCCGGATGTCTCCGCCATGGTCAGCGACTGGGCCGACCAGCTCAGTGAGCCCCGCGCCCGGCGTCTCATTCGCCGCCTGTACGGCACCCTGGACGACCTCCCCGAACTGCTCCGCACGTACGACTCGGTGCACGGGAGCCACCGGGGCCGAGCCGTCCGCGACGTGCTCAAGCGGGCCCGCGCAACAGGCCAACTCCCCCCGCACAGCGAACCGGAGACCCTCCAGCAGGTGCTCAGCGGTGCGGCTCTCCAGCACCTGGCCGCCTACCCCGACACCATCAGCGCGCAGGACGTCGAGGCGTACTTCCTCACCATCCTCCGGCAAGCCGGCCTCGCGGCAGCGACCCCCTCCTGCCGCCCCTCCCCCTCGCGCAGGGGTACCGAGCGATGA
- a CDS encoding YdeI family protein translates to MNEIGGSSEHGLIDGIQILNFVDGEAFERWLDDNHSRQEGIWVKVAKKNSGIPSVTDGELVDIGLCFGWISGQRRSLDGHHYLQRYVPRRPRSLWSQVNVDKVATLLAEGRMRETGMAEVRKAQEDGRWAKAYASQKTATAPPDLAAVLEADPEAKKAFEALDSTARYQLILPLLQALTQQARETRRERVLRALTSPHRN, encoded by the coding sequence ATGAATGAGATAGGTGGGAGCAGCGAGCACGGCCTGATCGACGGCATCCAGATCCTCAACTTCGTTGACGGTGAGGCGTTCGAAAGATGGCTGGACGACAACCACTCACGCCAGGAGGGCATTTGGGTCAAGGTGGCGAAGAAGAACTCCGGGATTCCTTCCGTCACCGATGGTGAACTCGTCGACATCGGGCTGTGCTTCGGCTGGATCTCCGGGCAGCGGCGCTCACTCGACGGACACCACTACCTCCAGCGGTATGTGCCGCGTCGTCCCCGGAGCCTGTGGTCGCAGGTCAACGTCGACAAGGTGGCGACGCTGCTCGCCGAGGGGCGCATGCGCGAAACCGGAATGGCCGAGGTGCGCAAAGCGCAGGAGGACGGTCGCTGGGCCAAGGCGTACGCGTCGCAGAAGACGGCCACCGCCCCGCCTGACCTGGCCGCGGTGCTCGAAGCCGACCCCGAGGCGAAGAAGGCATTCGAAGCGCTGGACAGTACGGCCCGCTATCAGTTGATCCTTCCGCTGCTTCAGGCGCTGACGCAGCAGGCACGAGAGACACGGAGGGAGCGTGTTCTGCGCGCGCTGACGTCGCCACACCGGAACTGA
- a CDS encoding excinuclease ABC subunit UvrA codes for MSRAKRSDVGSSLPHAADSHDVIRVHGARENNLKDVSVELPKRRLTVFTGVSGSGKSSLVFATIAAESQRLINETYSAFVQGFMPTLARPEVDVLDGLTTAIIVDQQRMGADPRSTVGTATDANAMLRILFSRLGKPHIGSPSAYAFNVASVKASGAITVERGTKKTVKATFNRTGGMCTRCEGRGAVSDIDLTQLYDDTKSLAEGAFTIPGWKSDSFFTVRVYAESGLLDPDKPIRRFTKKEMQDFLYHEPIKVKVEGVNLTYEGLIPKIQKSFLSKDRAAMQPHIREFVDRAVTFTTCPECDGTRLSELARSSKIKKISIADACAMEIRDLATWVRGLQEPTVAPLLAALQHTLDSFVEIGLGYLALDRPAGTLSGGEAQRVKMIRHLGSSLTDVTYVFDEPTIGLHPHDIERMNDLLLRLRDKGNTVLVVEHKPETIVIADHVVDLGPGAGTEGGTICFEGTVEGLRTGGTVTGRHFDDRASLKTEVRKPTGTLEVRGASTHNLRDVDVDIPLGVLTVVTGVAGSGKSSLVHGSIPAGEGVVSIDQSPIRGSRRSNPATYTGLLDPIRKAFAKVNGVKPALFSANSEGACPVCNGIGVIYTDLAMMAGVATTCEECEGKRFQASVLEYKLGGRDISEVLAMSVAQAEEFFRSGEASTPAAHRILTRLADVGLGYVSLGQPLTTLSGGERQRLKLATHMSEKGGTYVLDEPTAGLHLADVEQLLGLLDRLVDSGKSVIVVEHHQAVMAHADWIIDLGPGAGHDGGQVVFEGAPAELVAARSTLTGEHLAEYVGD; via the coding sequence ATGAGCAGGGCCAAGAGGTCGGACGTGGGGTCGTCCTTGCCGCACGCCGCAGACAGCCATGACGTGATCCGGGTGCACGGGGCGCGTGAGAACAACCTCAAGGACGTCAGCGTCGAGCTCCCGAAGCGGCGGCTGACGGTGTTCACCGGCGTTTCGGGTTCGGGCAAGAGCTCGCTGGTGTTCGCCACGATCGCCGCCGAGTCGCAGCGGCTGATCAACGAGACCTACAGCGCCTTCGTGCAGGGCTTCATGCCGACGCTGGCCCGGCCCGAGGTCGACGTTCTCGACGGGCTGACGACTGCGATCATCGTCGATCAGCAGCGCATGGGAGCCGATCCCCGCTCCACGGTCGGCACCGCCACCGATGCCAACGCCATGCTGCGCATCCTCTTCAGCCGACTCGGCAAGCCGCACATCGGTTCACCCAGCGCCTACGCCTTCAACGTCGCCTCCGTGAAGGCGAGCGGGGCCATCACCGTCGAGCGCGGCACCAAGAAGACGGTGAAGGCGACCTTCAACCGCACAGGCGGCATGTGTACGCGGTGCGAGGGCCGTGGCGCGGTCTCGGACATCGACCTCACCCAGCTCTACGACGACACCAAGTCACTGGCCGAGGGCGCGTTCACCATCCCGGGCTGGAAGTCGGACAGCTTCTTCACCGTGCGGGTCTACGCCGAATCGGGCCTTCTCGACCCGGACAAGCCGATCCGTAGATTCACCAAGAAGGAGATGCAGGACTTCCTGTACCACGAGCCGATCAAGGTGAAGGTCGAGGGAGTGAACCTCACCTACGAAGGGCTCATCCCCAAGATCCAGAAGTCATTCCTGTCCAAGGACAGGGCGGCGATGCAGCCGCACATCAGGGAGTTCGTTGACCGGGCGGTCACCTTCACCACCTGTCCCGAGTGCGACGGCACGCGACTGAGCGAGCTGGCGCGGTCCTCCAAGATCAAGAAGATCAGCATCGCCGACGCGTGCGCCATGGAGATCAGGGATCTGGCCACATGGGTCCGTGGTCTCCAAGAACCCACCGTGGCACCGTTGCTGGCCGCTCTGCAGCACACTCTCGACTCGTTCGTGGAGATCGGACTCGGCTATCTCGCTCTCGACCGTCCAGCGGGAACCCTCTCGGGGGGCGAGGCCCAGCGCGTCAAGATGATCCGCCACCTCGGATCCTCACTGACCGACGTCACCTATGTCTTCGACGAGCCCACCATCGGGCTGCATCCGCACGACATCGAGCGGATGAACGACCTGCTGCTCCGACTGCGGGACAAGGGGAACACGGTGCTCGTCGTGGAGCACAAGCCGGAGACCATCGTCATCGCCGACCATGTCGTCGACCTCGGTCCGGGGGCGGGGACGGAAGGCGGCACCATCTGCTTCGAGGGCACCGTCGAAGGGCTGCGGACAGGCGGGACCGTCACCGGACGCCACTTCGACGACCGGGCCTCGCTCAAGACTGAGGTGCGCAAGCCCACCGGGACGCTGGAGGTCCGCGGTGCGTCGACGCACAACCTGCGCGACGTCGACGTCGACATTCCACTCGGTGTCCTCACCGTCGTCACCGGCGTGGCCGGGTCCGGCAAGAGTTCCCTCGTGCACGGCTCGATCCCGGCAGGCGAAGGCGTCGTGTCGATCGACCAGAGCCCGATCCGCGGCTCACGACGCAGCAACCCGGCGACGTACACCGGACTGCTCGACCCGATCCGCAAAGCCTTCGCGAAGGTCAATGGGGTCAAGCCTGCCCTGTTCAGCGCCAACTCCGAGGGCGCCTGCCCCGTGTGCAACGGCATCGGCGTCATCTACACCGACCTGGCGATGATGGCGGGCGTCGCCACCACCTGTGAGGAGTGCGAAGGGAAGCGGTTCCAGGCATCGGTGCTGGAGTACAAACTCGGCGGCCGCGACATCAGCGAGGTGCTGGCGATGTCGGTGGCGCAGGCGGAGGAGTTCTTCCGGTCGGGGGAGGCGAGCACACCGGCGGCGCATCGGATCCTGACTCGGCTCGCTGATGTCGGACTCGGCTACGTCAGCCTCGGCCAGCCCCTCACCACGCTGTCCGGCGGCGAACGGCAGAGGCTCAAGCTGGCCACCCACATGTCGGAGAAGGGGGGCACCTACGTCCTCGACGAGCCGACCGCGGGCCTCCACCTCGCCGATGTCGAGCAATTGCTCGGGCTGCTCGACCGGCTCGTCGACTCGGGTAAATCGGTCATCGTCGTCGAGCACCACCAGGCGGTCATGGCCCACGCCGACTGGATCATCGACCTGGGGCCCGGTGCGGGTCACGACGGCGGCCAGGTCGTCTTCGAGGGGGCTCCGGCGGAGCTCGTCGCTGCCCGTTCCACGCTGACCGGCGAGCACCTCGCGGAGTACGTCGGAGACTGA
- a CDS encoding DinB family protein, producing the protein MIQTDPKKDLHHYLKSAREALLWKVEGLSEYDVRRPVTPTGTNLLGLLKHLAGCEVGYFGDTFGRPFTAEAMPWVEDFDDDPTVDMWATAEESRAFVIGLYRKACAHADVTIEALEWDSTGHVPHWPEDRNEVSLHRILIHMLAETNRHGGHADIVRELIDGSAGLGKGNENLPPTEAHSWEKYVEKLEGEARAAALAAGETPGK; encoded by the coding sequence ATGATTCAGACTGATCCGAAGAAGGACCTGCACCATTACCTCAAGTCCGCCCGAGAGGCTCTCCTTTGGAAGGTCGAGGGGCTGTCGGAGTACGACGTCCGCCGTCCTGTGACCCCGACCGGAACCAACCTGCTGGGGCTGCTCAAGCATCTGGCGGGTTGTGAGGTCGGGTACTTCGGCGACACCTTCGGCCGACCGTTCACCGCCGAGGCGATGCCCTGGGTCGAGGACTTCGACGACGATCCGACCGTGGACATGTGGGCCACTGCCGAGGAGTCACGCGCATTCGTCATCGGTCTCTACCGGAAGGCGTGCGCGCACGCGGACGTCACGATCGAAGCGCTGGAGTGGGACTCCACCGGCCATGTTCCGCACTGGCCCGAGGACCGGAACGAGGTCTCGCTCCACCGCATCCTGATTCACATGCTCGCCGAGACCAACCGGCACGGCGGCCACGCGGACATCGTCCGTGAACTGATCGACGGAAGCGCGGGGCTCGGGAAGGGCAATGAGAACCTGCCCCCGACCGAAGCGCATTCGTGGGAGAAGTACGTGGAGAAGCTGGAAGGAGAGGCACGGGCGGCGGCGCTGGCGGCCGGAGAGACCCCCGGGAAGTAG
- a CDS encoding DUF4259 domain-containing protein, which translates to MGAWDLGPFDNDTAADFSGQLDDAAESERENLVRGALAEVLGEDDYLDQDLASEAVAAAALIAAQCPGGTPVDTAYGPNEPLPRFSAELRALAVRALDRVVTEPSELLDLWEEVTEEGTPNPWHTTITDLRNVLAPVLPAPNSPEVAAL; encoded by the coding sequence ATGGGCGCTTGGGACCTCGGCCCCTTCGACAACGACACCGCTGCGGACTTCTCCGGCCAACTCGACGACGCCGCAGAGAGCGAGCGCGAGAACCTGGTGCGCGGGGCCCTCGCAGAAGTGCTCGGCGAGGACGACTACCTGGACCAGGACCTGGCCTCGGAGGCCGTCGCCGCAGCAGCGCTGATTGCCGCCCAGTGCCCGGGAGGCACCCCGGTCGACACCGCCTACGGGCCGAACGAGCCGCTCCCCCGGTTCTCGGCCGAACTGCGCGCACTGGCCGTCCGGGCCCTGGACCGCGTGGTCACCGAACCGTCCGAGCTGTTGGACCTGTGGGAAGAAGTCACCGAGGAGGGAACTCCCAACCCGTGGCACACCACCATCACCGACCTGCGCAACGTTCTCGCCCCCGTACTTCCGGCTCCGAACTCGCCGGAAGTGGCGGCGCTGTAG
- a CDS encoding ferredoxin, whose amino-acid sequence MPPEAQTRPDDSAPEEWEVRVARDHCIGSGMCTLTAPGVFDQDAEEGVVRLLRSRLPRTGPDAEAALDAVGLCPAQAIGLR is encoded by the coding sequence GTGCCACCGGAAGCTCAGACCCGCCCGGACGATTCCGCCCCCGAGGAGTGGGAGGTGCGCGTCGCCCGGGACCACTGCATCGGTTCCGGGATGTGCACGCTGACCGCCCCCGGAGTCTTCGACCAGGACGCCGAGGAGGGCGTCGTCCGCCTCCTGCGCTCGCGGCTGCCGCGGACGGGCCCCGATGCCGAGGCAGCGCTCGACGCCGTGGGGCTCTGCCCGGCACAGGCCATCGGCCTTCGCTGA